The window TGGCCCTCGCCGCGGTCGTCGTCGTGCCGTTCGTCTGGTTCCTGATGCGCGACCACCCCGCCGACGTCGGACTCGCCCCGTACGGCGGCCCGTTCGTGGAGAAGCCGGCTCCCGCGACGGGTGCCGCCCGGCGTACCGTGCGCGTCCTCCTGGACGCGGCCCGCACGGGCCCCTTCTGGCTGCTCGCCGGGTCGTTCGCGATCTGCGGCGCCTCCACGAACGGCCTGATCCGCACCCACTTCGTGCCCTCGGCCCACGACCACGGCATGGCGATCACCGCGGCGGCCTCACTGCTGGCCGTCATCGGGATCTTCGACATCATCGGCACGGTCTTCAGCGGCTGGCTCACGGACCGCTTCGACGCCCGCCGACTGCTCGCGGTCTACTACGCGCTGCGCGGTGTCTCGCTGCTGTTCCTGCCGATGCTGATGGCACCGGCGGTGCACCCGCCGATGGTCTTCTTCATCGTCTTCTACGGTCTGGACTGGGTCGCCACGGTCCCGCCGACGCTGGCCCTGTGCCGCGAGCAGTACGGCGAGGACAGCGCGATCGTCTTCGGCTGGGTCCTGGCCTCCCACCAGGTGGGTGCGGCCCTGGTGGCCTTCCTCGGAGGCGTGGCACGCGATGTGACGGGTTCGTACGACATGGTCTGGTACGCCTCGGGCGCGCTGTGCGCGACGGCCGCGCTGATGGCCCTGATGGTCCGGCGGCGGAGTGAACCCGCGGACGCCCTCCGATCCGCGCCCGCCCGGCCAGCGGCCTGACGCGCACGGTCGGGGCGGCTCGACATCCACGTCCAGCCCGGTGGCGGTCGCGGGCCGGGCCCCGGATCCGTACGGCCGGGGTCCGGCCCGTGCACGGGCGGGATCAGCGCTTCGCCAGGCGCGCGGCTATCTTCCGCGCGTCCCGGGCTATTTCGCGCAGCATGCCGCTGATCGGGTTGGTGAACCCGGTGAAGTAGAGGCCCGGCGCGCCCTCCGGGGTGCGGGCGCCGTGGACGACCGGGCGTCCCCGGGCGTCCAGCACGCCCAGGTGCCCGACCATGCCCTCCAGGGCGCGGTCGTAGCCGGTGGCCGCGATCACCGCGTCCGGGGTGATCCGGCTGCCGTCCGCCAGCACCACACCGTCCCCGTCGAACGACGCGACGGCCGCGACGGGCACCACCCTGCCGCGCTTCACCGCGTCGATCAGGCCGACGTCCTGGACCGGGATCGCCCCCTCCTTGACCCGGGAGTACAGCCCCGTGTCCGGGCGGGGCAGCCCGTGCGCGGCCAGGTCGGGCACGGAGAGGCGGGTCATGAGGCGCCCGGCCCGGTCGACCAGCCGGACCGGCAGCCTGCGGACCAGGACGGCGGTCGCCTGCGCGGGCCAGCCGGCGGTCGAGCGGCGCACGATGTGCGGGGCGGTCCGGACCGCGATCCGCACCCGGGCCGCGCCCCCCTCGACCAGGTCGACGGCGATCTCCGCCCCGGTGTTGCCGATCCCGACGACGAGGACGTCCTTGCCGGCGTACGGCGCGGGGTCGCGGTACCGCGAGGCGTGCACCAGCTCGCCGGTGAAGTCCTCGCGGCCGGGCCAGGCGGGCACGCGCGGGGTGTGGTTGAAGCCGGTGGCCACGACGACCGCGCGACCGGTCAGCACGCGTCCGCCGGTCGCGCTCAGCTGCCACCCGCTGCCGTCCGCGGTCCGGTCGATCCGTGAGACCTCGACGCCGGTCACGACCTCCAGCTCGTGGTGCGTGGCGTACTTCTCCAGGTAGCGCACCATGTCGTCGCGCGACACCCAGCGGCCGAAGCGCCGGGGCATCGCCAGTCCGGGAAGGGCGGACCAGCGGCGGATCGTGTGCAGGTGCAGCCGGTCGTAGTGGCTGCGCCAGGAGGCGCCGACGTGGGCCGACTTCTCCAGGACCACCGTCCGTACGCCCTGCGCCCGCAGGGTCGCGGCCGCGGCGAGGCCGCCGGGGCCGCCGCCGATCACGTAGACCGGCCGGCCGTCGGCGCGGTCCTGGGGGGCGGGCTGGGCGTCGCGGGGGGTGGATGTGCTGTCTGGCATGGTTCGGAGCGTAATCGGACATGAACATGATGGGTTCCGGGGACGGGCCGGAATCGGTTGCGAAATGATCACGGGCGGGCGATTCGGCGCGTATCGGCGCCTGTTCACAGCCCCGGGGCGCCCCAGACCGGGAACCAGCGCGCGAGATCGGCCTCCATCCGGAGGTCCTCCCCGAGCACGGCCCGTATCTCCAGCTCGAGTTGGCTGTCGCGCTTCTCGCCGCCGCCCTGCGCCGGGGCGAACGGGTAGAATGCGCCCCGCTTGTACAGATAGACGAGTGCGAGCGAGCGCCCCCGCGGATCACGGAATCCGACCAGGGAGCAGAGCAGCTGTGGTCCGAAACCGGCGTCCTGGAGCAGGGTGTTGACCGCGTGCAGGTCGTTCACCAGGCCCGCCGTGTCGTCGGGTGCCCGGCGGGCCAGGAGCCAGGTGTACCCGTAGCCGTCCCGGCTGAACTCCACCGGGGCGCCCGATCGCCCGGCATCCGCGTCCAGCAGGTCCAGGACGTCCTGCCGCACGCGGGCGAACGCGCCGCCCTCCACCCCGGCGAAACACACCGAACCGAGTCCGGTGGGCGTGAAACCCGTCCCGGCCTGGAGGGTCAGCGCCGCGGAGGGGACGGCGAAGAGCTGGTCGAGATCGGGGCGTACGGGCTTGCTGCGCCCCAGGATGCTGTCGAGCAGGCCCATGGGGACTCCTCACGGCCGGGACAGGCCGGCGGAGATGCGTGCCAGCTGGTCCAGGCGCTGTTCGAGGGTCGGGTGGGAGGAGAGCAGCCTGCTCAGGCTCTCCTTGGCGGCGAACGCGGGCACGAAGTAGAAGGCGTTGTACGGCTCGGCCTTCCGCAGGTCCTCCGTGGGGATCCGGGCCATCTGCCCGCTCACCTTCGTCAGGGCGGAGGCGAGGGCCGAGGGGCGGCCGGTGAGCAGGGCGGCCGTGCGGTCGGCGGACAGCTCGCGGTAGCGCGACAGCAGCCGGGTCAGCAGGAAGCTGAGGGCGTAGACGACCGCGCTGATCAGTGGGATGAGCATGATGATGATGCCCGCCGGATCGTTTCCCCGGCTGCTGCGGGCCAGTCCGCCCCACAGGGCGACCCGCGTGACGATGCCGGCGAGGACCCCGAGGAACGAGGCGATGGTCATCACCGCGACGTCGCGGTGCGCCACGTGCGACATCTCATGGGCCAGGACCCCTTCGAGTTCCTCGGGCTCCAGTCTGCGCAGGAGTCCGGTGGTGGCGCAGATGAGGGCCGATCTCTCGCTGCGGCCGGTCGCGAAGGCGTTCGGGACGTCGCTGCGCGCGATGGCGACCCGGGGTTTCGGCATGTCGGCCAGGGCGCAGATCCGGTCGATCGCACCGTGCAGTTCCGGCGCCTCCTGCGGGGTGACCTCCCGGGCGCCCATCCCGTAGGCCGCGATGCGGTCGCTGAACCAGAACTGGGCGACGAAGAGGCAGCCCGCGACGATCAGGACGACCGGCCAGGCGCCCCGCAGGACGGCGAGGAGCACGCCCACCAGGACGACGTACAGCAGCCCGATGAAGAACATCGTGCTCACCATGCGGGTGGTCAGCCCCCGGTCGGGGGCGTAGCGGGAACGGGATCGTGCCATGGGTGCCTCCGGCGGCTCACCTGCCGCCTGCATCCCATAGTGCTCCTTTCCTGGCCTAATCGGACGGCTTCCGGCCTTCCGGCCCTCTCGGGCCCCGACCCGCGCGGGGACCCGCTCCGCGCGGCGCCGGGCCGCCGGGCCCGTCCGTGCCGGTCAGGTCCGGGGCGGCCGGCGGGCGGGCCCGTCCGCCGTGCTCACACGGGCCCGTCCGCCCCTGCTCACGGCCGGAGCAGCTCGCGGGCCCGTCCGCACCGCCTCACGGCCCGGGGCGGTTCGCGAGTCCGCCCGCCCGTCCCCGCCGCCTCACGGCCAGAGCAGCTCGCGGGTCCAGTCCCCGCCCTCCCGGCGGTAGCGCAGCCGCACGTGCCGCCGTCGCGCGTCCCCCTGGAAGAACTCCACCTCCCGCGGCTCGACGACGTACAGCGTCCAGGTGGCCGCCTCGGTGTCCGGCGCCGCCCGCGCGCGCTCCCAGGCGGCCTCGGAGGCCCGCACGAGGTCGTCGTGGGAGGGCAGCACCTCGCTCTGCGCGCCGGTCAGTGCCGAGGCGAGCGCACCGGCCGACCGGGCCCGCAGGTCCGCCGTGCTCTCCTCCCTGCCCGCGGCGGCGACGGTGCCGCGTACCCGCACCTGGCGGCCCTGGGCGGGCCAGTAGAAGCCCAGGGCCGCGTGGGGCCGGGCCGCGAGCTGGCGACCCTTCGCGCTGGTGGAGTGCGTGCCGAAGTGCCAGCCGCGGCCGTCCGCGTCGTGCAGCATCAGGGTCCGCACGTCGGGCCTGCCCGCCGCGTCCGCCGTGGCCAGGGTCATGGTGTGCGGCTCGGTCTGCCCGGCGGCCACCGCCTCGGCGAACCAGGCGTGGAAGAGGGGGAGGGGCTCAGGCGGTGCGGTGGACGGGTCGAACCGGGGGAGGCGTACGTCCCAGACGCGCTGGGCGCGGAGCAGTTCGCGGAAGGTCTGCTGTGCATCGCTCATGGGCCCATTCCACCGTCCCGGGGGCCGGCGCGGAAACGCCGAAGGCGGACCACGCGGGTGGTCCGCCTTCGGCGCGACAGGACTGGGCGAGCCGCGAGGAGGTGCGGTTCCCGGTGTGAGGTGGGGGAGTCCTGGCCGGCGCCTACCTGGCCGGCTTCTTGCCGGTGATGCCGAGGTGTACCAACAGGGCGAGGTTGGAGCGGAGTTCCGCCTGCTTCACGCCCCAGGTGGTGAAGCCCTTCTGGTGCGAGGCGGCCCCCACGAGCATGACGACCAGCGAGCCCGCGACCGCCGCGGGGCTGACGTCCTTGTCCACCCTGCCCTTGCTCTGCAGTTCCTTGACCGCGTCGGACAGGGAGCCGGTGACGGAGTTGAGGACCTTCATGCGGATCTTGTAGAACCGCTTGTCCCCCTCGGCCGCGCCGAGGTCGACGACCCGCAGGATCGCGTCGTGGCGGCGCCAGAAGTCGAGGAATCCGTCGACGAGTTCTTCGGAGGTCTGCCAGCCGGCCTTGCCGACCCAGGAGCGCCCGCCGACCAGTTCGGTCAGCTCGGCGGCCTCCTTGGCCATTTCCTCGGCGAGTTCGAGAACGGCGCCCTCGACATCGGGGAAATACTGGTAGAAAGTCGCGGGTGAAGTCCCCGCCTTCCGGGCCACGTCGATGACTTTGACGTCCCGGTACGGCGAGGAGCTGAGCATCTCGCTGAGGCAGTCGAGCAGCTTCTGCCGCGTCTCCTGACCTCGCCGACCAGCCACGCGGCCGTCGACGGTGCGCACTTGTCCTGTCATGCCGTCAGCTTACCGAGGGGTGATCCGAGCGCGATCTGACCGACTGCAAATGGGGAACGGGCCAGTGCGCACGGGGTGAACGGTGCAATTCCCCGATGCGCCGGAGCGCCTTTCGCGCCGGTGCGACTGGTAATTGAATTGCGCTCTATTCGCGCCGGAGGAGCGTCCCGGTGCGATGTTGTTATCAACAGGCTGTGGATAACTTCGGTGGACAACGCGCGTCCACTCGCCGGGGAGAAGCTTCACGAGTCGGGCAAAGGTTCCATTCGGGCTGCTCGGAGCGCGCCGCGCGGCACTCGACGCTACGTTGAGTGTGACGGGGATCACCGCTGCCCTCGTGGCGGTGCGCCGGGCACCGGGGCCGTCCCCACCCCG is drawn from Streptomyces sp. NBC_00178 and contains these coding sequences:
- a CDS encoding flavin-containing monooxygenase, with amino-acid sequence MPDSTSTPRDAQPAPQDRADGRPVYVIGGGPGGLAAAATLRAQGVRTVVLEKSAHVGASWRSHYDRLHLHTIRRWSALPGLAMPRRFGRWVSRDDMVRYLEKYATHHELEVVTGVEVSRIDRTADGSGWQLSATGGRVLTGRAVVVATGFNHTPRVPAWPGREDFTGELVHASRYRDPAPYAGKDVLVVGIGNTGAEIAVDLVEGGAARVRIAVRTAPHIVRRSTAGWPAQATAVLVRRLPVRLVDRAGRLMTRLSVPDLAAHGLPRPDTGLYSRVKEGAIPVQDVGLIDAVKRGRVVPVAAVASFDGDGVVLADGSRITPDAVIAATGYDRALEGMVGHLGVLDARGRPVVHGARTPEGAPGLYFTGFTNPISGMLREIARDARKIAARLAKR
- a CDS encoding MFS transporter, with product MLGRVTQTTDSTAAAGTPHGLPRRRRVHRAWIVAAVTFVTIIGGAAFNSLPGLLIDPLHTEFGWSRGEIGLAVSIDMALYGLTAPFAAALMDRFGIRKVVVVALSAVAAGALASVWMTAAWQLMLYWGLLVGLGTGSMALAFSATVTNRWFVARRGLVTGILTAAGASGQLVFLPLCAWIVEEHGWRPASVTVALAAVVVVPFVWFLMRDHPADVGLAPYGGPFVEKPAPATGAARRTVRVLLDAARTGPFWLLAGSFAICGASTNGLIRTHFVPSAHDHGMAITAAASLLAVIGIFDIIGTVFSGWLTDRFDARRLLAVYYALRGVSLLFLPMLMAPAVHPPMVFFIVFYGLDWVATVPPTLALCREQYGEDSAIVFGWVLASHQVGAALVAFLGGVARDVTGSYDMVWYASGALCATAALMALMVRRRSEPADALRSAPARPAA
- the pspAB gene encoding PspA-associated protein PspAB, whose protein sequence is MGLLDSILGRSKPVRPDLDQLFAVPSAALTLQAGTGFTPTGLGSVCFAGVEGGAFARVRQDVLDLLDADAGRSGAPVEFSRDGYGYTWLLARRAPDDTAGLVNDLHAVNTLLQDAGFGPQLLCSLVGFRDPRGRSLALVYLYKRGAFYPFAPAQGGGEKRDSQLELEIRAVLGEDLRMEADLARWFPVWGAPGL
- a CDS encoding pyridoxine/pyridoxamine 5'-phosphate oxidase; the protein is MSDAQQTFRELLRAQRVWDVRLPRFDPSTAPPEPLPLFHAWFAEAVAAGQTEPHTMTLATADAAGRPDVRTLMLHDADGRGWHFGTHSTSAKGRQLAARPHAALGFYWPAQGRQVRVRGTVAAAGREESTADLRARSAGALASALTGAQSEVLPSHDDLVRASEAAWERARAAPDTEAATWTLYVVEPREVEFFQGDARRRHVRLRYRREGGDWTRELLWP
- a CDS encoding TetR family transcriptional regulator, with the protein product MTGQVRTVDGRVAGRRGQETRQKLLDCLSEMLSSSPYRDVKVIDVARKAGTSPATFYQYFPDVEGAVLELAEEMAKEAAELTELVGGRSWVGKAGWQTSEELVDGFLDFWRRHDAILRVVDLGAAEGDKRFYKIRMKVLNSVTGSLSDAVKELQSKGRVDKDVSPAAVAGSLVVMLVGAASHQKGFTTWGVKQAELRSNLALLVHLGITGKKPAR
- the htpX gene encoding zinc metalloprotease HtpX, whose translation is MARSRSRYAPDRGLTTRMVSTMFFIGLLYVVLVGVLLAVLRGAWPVVLIVAGCLFVAQFWFSDRIAAYGMGAREVTPQEAPELHGAIDRICALADMPKPRVAIARSDVPNAFATGRSERSALICATTGLLRRLEPEELEGVLAHEMSHVAHRDVAVMTIASFLGVLAGIVTRVALWGGLARSSRGNDPAGIIIMLIPLISAVVYALSFLLTRLLSRYRELSADRTAALLTGRPSALASALTKVSGQMARIPTEDLRKAEPYNAFYFVPAFAAKESLSRLLSSHPTLEQRLDQLARISAGLSRP